The genomic region ACTTACTTAGCATGATAAGAATTTGACAATGATTTTAGTTGATGttttttattctgtttattcaggaaattattataacagatgagaaaagaaaacaatggaATATCTCACATTTTTACTTAGGAAAATAACGATTCTACATATTTGAGATATActaataatagaatttattatccACAGGtgatagaattatttaataagttcAATGAGAGCTTGGGATCATACACATTTTCAAGATGGATTGGgagatttatagaagaatatcAAACGTCGAGGACAATCTTTGTCATTGTCACATTTTTACTCCTTGTTTTCTTAATTGCATCAATCTTTGTGGTACGCAAATGGAAGAACAAGGAATTCTTGCCTTTGGAGGTGAAAGAATTTGTTGGTGTGGGTACTGGAAAGCCGAGGTTCAGGAAAAGAGACAAAGTTCTCTTTTATGGCAGAAAGATGTTGCGCAAGGTAAAGTCCATTGGTGGCCAGGTGCATGCCACTGGACAAGGCAAGAAGAGAAAAGCAGTGATGAGGTTTGCTCGTCGATTGTTGCAACTTAAGAAGGATACTGTTCCGCAACAGCTCAAAGTATgctttgcaataattaattgacaattattgattttttatgtctctaataaaattatttaattttaaggtaTTGGAACCACCTGCTGAGTATCTGGAGGAAGATTTAGGGCCTGGCGAAAGAGTACCACCAGATGCTCTATATATATTGCAAAGTATTAGAGTTTTTGGTCATTTTGAAAAACCTGTGTTTTTGAAATTATGCAAGTATACGGAAATTATGAATTTACCTGCTGGTAACACGTTATTCAAAATCGGAGACCCCGACGAGAGTTTATTTATAGTGCAGCAGGGTTTAGTCAATGTATATATCACTGGATCTGATGGGTCTCAAATTTCCTTAAAAGTGGTAAAAACAGGCGAGTCGGTTACCAGTCTTCTTAGCTTTACTGATGTACTTACCGGGCATACAAGTACATATAAAACTGTATCAGCAAGAGCAGTAGAAGATTCTGTAGTAGTAAAGTTACCAATGAGCGCATTCCAAGAAGTAAGTTATGCATCCTATCTTATATTCTCTTTCAACAttcttttatattgtataaagcAGCATACATAATGttttatgtacaatattattacagGTATTTCAAGATTATCCTGATGCCTTTGTTCGAGTTATCCAGGTCATTATGGTACGTCTGCAAAGAGTTACCTTCACCGCTTTGCATCAATATCTTGGTCTTTCCGCGGAATTAGTCAATCAAGGATCGCACAAGAAGAAGCAGAGTCCATTCTCCGGTTCACCGGTACGATCAAGAACCAGAGAGAATTTTGCTTCGCAGAACATAGAAAGTGTCCCTAGTGTATTTCCATTCGGCACGTCGGAAATACACGATACTAGCGAGGTTTCTCATCGTGACGTATCTAATTCAAGCACGTCTCAACCTGTGCCCATAATAAATCGACGAAGAgagtaagaaattttttaactaaaatatatctctttaatttaatatgttaaataattcaagttataaaattgattaaattaatttttgggaTTATTTTGTAGGTCAAGAAATAGTATCGATTGGAAGAGCGTTAATTTGCAAGTAGGTAATCAGAGTTCGGCAGAGATGGTACCAGAATGCGATTCTCACTGGGTAACACCACCGCCAATGTCTCAGTCTATTCACGGATCACATCCAGAAGCCTCTCATTCGGGAAGTACTTATTCTAGCAAAAAACGTCAAGCTAACGAGgcgcagcaacagcagcaacaactgGACGAAGCACAGCTCGTACAGATAGCCACTGATGCGTTTGTTCGTGAACTTGGCATAGAAGATGAGACAATGCTCAAAGATAAGGTGCAGATGAGGGAGGTACCAGCTGGTACTTATCTGATGAAAGAAGAATCTCATAAGGTttgctattttatatttgtcaaatacaagtttatatatgtacaaagcTTTGGCCAAAATTATAAGGTACCtatatctttttcatttatctgaaatgttttaattattttatactaattactggcattatataaaaatttaaaaaggttCTTGAAACAAAGGgtaattcacattttaatttttgtttaaattctagttaaaaatatttaaaaaaataagttgtcATAATTTTGACCAAGGTTGTATGAGTGTATgttcataaaagaaaaaaaaattgtttacatattatgtacaaaaattattaaaatttaatcgtgTTATAGGATGTCGCACTTGTATATGTGCTTTCTGGCTCCCTGATGGTGAGTCAACGCGTATCGGAGGGCCGAGACGCGGGCCAGGAAGTGCATATGTTTAGCGCTCATCAGGGTGAAATTGTCGGTGGTTTAGCAGTGCTAACTGGCGAACCATCCTTTTACACTATCAGAGCAAAACACGCTAGCCGCATTGCATTACTCAGTAAATCGACGTTCTTTGCTATCATGCGAGATCAACCTACAGTCGTATTGCACGTGGCACATACCGTCGTTCGTAGATTAAGTCCTTTCGTAAGACAGGTatgaatctataaaaaaaagaaatttctattaaaagaagtatttttaataaatgtattgtgtTTCCAACAGGTGGACTTCGCTCTCGATTGGTTGTTCCTTGAAAGCGGACGTGCCGTTTATAGACAGGGGGATGAATCAGACTCGACATTCATTGTGTTAAGTGGACGATTGCGATCGGTGATCACTTACAAAAACGGCAAAAAAGAACTGGTAGCAGAATATGGAAAGGGTGATTTGGTGGGAATTGTAGAGATGGTCACGCAAACTCCGAGATCGACGACGGTCATGGCGGTTCGGGATTCTGAACTGGCAAAGCTGCCAGAAGGTTTATTCAATGTGATCAAACTCAGATATCCAATTGTTGTTACAAGATTAATAAATCTTCTTGGCCATCGCATACTTGGTACTTGGCAACAGGCACACACAATAAATGGCAACAATGATACTCAGTAAATATCATACATTATAACTGTTtgatatattaaacaattaaacagATTATTGTTATatgaatcaatattttatgtttaaaattgtattagcgaaaatgattttttaattaaaaaaatattttacaggcGAGCTGCAGCAACAGTTGACGCTAGACCCGCacaagtaaatttttcaactgttgCCATAGTGCCGGTGTCGGATGATGTACCACTGACTGCTTTTACTTATGAATTATATCATTCTTTATGTGCCATTGGTCCTTGTCTTCGTCTAACGTCGGATGTCGTAAGAAAGGTATTTTATCGCAATCATACAACTTGTTCAttctaatactttatttatcttgatataTAAATCTCATATTTGTTGtgttatatatactatataatttttctttaatttattatttatactttttacttttatttatttttttacttaatcgtttcataaaattagtaatatattaatcgtcaattttatttttttatatgtagacTTTAGGAACAACTATCATGGAGCCTGCGAATGAGTACCGATTAACTTCTTGGCTCGCACAACAGGAAGATCAGCACAGAATCTCTCTATATCAATGTGATTCAAGTTACACACTATGGACTCAGCGATGCGCGAGACAGGCTGATTGCATTCTTATCGTGGGTCTGGGCGATCGACCGCCAtcgattggtcgaacagaacgTGAGATAGAACGGCTGGTAATGCGAACACAAAAGGAACTAGTGCTGTTGCACAAGGAACAGAACGGTCAACGACCTACAAACACCGTTCAATGGTTGAATATGAGATCGTGGATATCTAGCCATCATCACATCCAATGTCCAAAGCGGATGTTTACCAGGAGATCTCAGTATAGAATTGTAAGCAAGTCATCAACTAGGAAATCTATTCTGAATCGTCTATGACCTGCTTTATtctatttatgttattaataaaaaagaaatttatttgcgaatattagaaagaaaaaagaatactttaaaatatattgtgttGCAGAACGAATTGTACTCCAAAGTGCTCATGTCTGAGCCGAACGTGCACAGCGATTTTAGTAGATTAGCACGATGGTTGACTGGCACCTCGGTCGGTCTCGTCCTAGGTGGAGGTGGTGCAAGAGGTGCTGCTCACGTGGGCATGCTCAAAGCCATCATCGAAGCGGGTATACCTATAGACATGGTTGGTGGTGTCAGTATTGGTGCTTTCATGGGTGCGCTGTGGTGCATGGAGAAGAACATCACTACTACCACACAAAAGGCTAGAGAGTGGTCTAAGGTGAGGCAACATAGATGCCGCAATTTCTATCATCATACTCTGGATCTCTAAAGTACTAcgtataaatttacaaaatcataattcatcttttcttgaaattcttgaatataatacatacataaatacacacacgcgcgcgcgcgcgcgcacgcacgcacgcgcacacacacacacattcaagAATGATAAGGATgtgaaaacaattattaaaatgagattttatataaatataaatataaattatataaatataaattatatatatatatatatatatatatatacataaatttgtttctctattattttaataattactttcacATCCTTATCATCATCAaatcaaaaaatgtatttgtatataaaaatactgtGTTTACCAACAGAAAATGACGCAATGGTGGCGGCAAATTATGGACTTGACTTATCCGATGACTTCGATGTTTTCCGGTAAAGATTTTAATAAGACAATACAGCAGACTTTCGGTGACACATATATAGAAGATTTATGGCTTCCGTATTTCACTATAACCACGGACATCACGGACTCCTGTATGCGCACGCATAGACACGGTCTGTACAAATATAGTATCTTGCATCTTTTTTGACAAATTGACAAAGCTTCTAGTTCAATTTCACTATATTTGTCCATCtatcatttttaaacataaaattatataataaataaaatgttatttatatgataaattgTTTTGactatttcaaaaatgtaagcGTTTAATTCAGCGAAACTTtccaaatatataattagaagCTTTGATATGCTATAAAAAATACTTGCAGTATATCCAGAGTGAATCAAAAAGTAAATACGGAAgagatgttttattttatagataatatctaaaattaattgtttcggCAATCGGTTTTAGatgtttgtattaaaaatgaatacaTAAAGAGAAATTGTTCTTTCTTGATTCACATTAATAGCTTTGGCGTGGCATGTATTGTTTTGTTTTAGATATGCACATTAAGCATGATAGTAGAAGCTTTAATGAGCGGGAGTGAGCTTTCCGGATAACCATTGTTGACGTACTCTCCGTTTAATACTGTTTTTAAAaccaaacaaaatatttttttattttcactcgattgcataaaaatgtataaattgatATGGACTTCCTGTATTCTTATCATTGAATTACGATATCgaagaaaatacaatattatttaatctatcAAAAACTactgtttaaaaattcaaatgcaAAATACAATATgctactgttttttttttacgaaaaaaagaaaattatttaatgtgaaGTAATTGAAACACATATCTAACAACATCTGAAG from Solenopsis invicta isolate M01_SB chromosome 7, UNIL_Sinv_3.0, whole genome shotgun sequence harbors:
- the LOC105201632 gene encoding neuropathy target esterase sws isoform X2, giving the protein MEVIELFNKFNESLGSYTFSRWIGRFIEEYQTSRTIFVIVTFLLLVFLIASIFVVRKWKNKEFLPLEVKEFVGVGTGKPRFRKRDKVLFYGRKMLRKVKSIGGQVHATGQGKKRKAVMRFARRLLQLKKDTVPQQLKVLEPPAEYLEEDLGPGERVPPDALYILQSIRVFGHFEKPVFLKLCKYTEIMNLPAGNTLFKIGDPDESLFIVQQGLVNVYITGSDGSQISLKVVKTGESVTSLLSFTDVLTGHTSTYKTVSARAVEDSVVVKLPMSAFQEVFQDYPDAFVRVIQVIMVRLQRVTFTALHQYLGLSAELVNQGSHKKKQSPFSGSPVRSRTRENFASQNIESVPSVFPFGTSEIHDTSEVSHRDVSNSSTSQPVPIINRRRESRNSIDWKSVNLQVGNQSSAEMVPECDSHWVTPPPMSQSIHGSHPEASHSGSTYSSKKRQANEAQQQQQQLDEAQLVQIATDAFVRELGIEDETMLKDKVQMREVPAGTYLMKEESHKDVALVYVLSGSLMVSQRVSEGRDAGQEVHMFSAHQGEIVGGLAVLTGEPSFYTIRAKHASRIALLSKSTFFAIMRDQPTVVLHVAHTVVRRLSPFVRQVDFALDWLFLESGRAVYRQGDESDSTFIVLSGRLRSVITYKNGKKELVAEYGKGDLVGIVEMVTQTPRSTTVMAVRDSELAKLPEGLFNVIKLRYPIVVTRLINLLGHRILGTWQQAHTINGNNDTQRAAATVDARPAQVNFSTVAIVPVSDDVPLTAFTYELYHSLCAIGPCLRLTSDVVRKTLGTTIMEPANEYRLTSWLAQQEDQHRISLYQCDSSYTLWTQRCARQADCILIVGLGDRPPSIGRTEREIERLVMRTQKELVLLHKEQNGQRPTNTVQWLNMRSWISSHHHIQCPKRMFTRRSQYRINELYSKVLMSEPNVHSDFSRLARWLTGTSVGLVLGGGGARGAAHVGMLKAIIEAGIPIDMVGGVSIGAFMGALWCMEKNITTTTQKAREWSKKMTQWWRQIMDLTYPMTSMFSGKDFNKTIQQTFGDTYIEDLWLPYFTITTDITDSCMRTHRHGLLWRYIRGSMTIAGVFPPICDPLDGHLLVDGCYVNNVPADEMLRQGAHHILAIDVGSQDDTDLTNYGDSLSGWWLLWKRWNPFATPVKVPNLPDIQSRLAYVSCVRQLEEVKTSDYCEYIRPPIDKYKTLQFANFDEIKDVGYQHGKTYFEGQSKAGVLPRFNADRENARAMRAKNQAANEQTLSSYTFTDLAQMVCKVSHGSRYFDIDSDSDELEEYEGDLEEDAQEVGYASEPTAGILDQSPEDNRLRRRTGVSLSLSDTEAESELEYHPKIF
- the LOC105201632 gene encoding neuropathy target esterase sws isoform X1, translating into MEVIELFNKFNESLGSYTFSRWIGRFIEEYQTSRTIFVIVTFLLLVFLIASIFVVRKWKNKEFLPLEVKEFVGVGTGKPRFRKRDKVLFYGRKMLRKVKSIGGQVHATGQGKKRKAVMRFARRLLQLKKDTVPQQLKVLEPPAEYLEEDLGPGERVPPDALYILQSIRVFGHFEKPVFLKLCKYTEIMNLPAGNTLFKIGDPDESLFIVQQGLVNVYITGSDGSQISLKVVKTGESVTSLLSFTDVLTGHTSTYKTVSARAVEDSVVVKLPMSAFQEVFQDYPDAFVRVIQVIMVRLQRVTFTALHQYLGLSAELVNQGSHKKKQSPFSGSPVRSRTRENFASQNIESVPSVFPFGTSEIHDTSEVSHRDVSNSSTSQPVPIINRRRESRNSIDWKSVNLQVGNQSSAEMVPECDSHWVTPPPMSQSIHGSHPEASHSGSTYSSKKRQANEAQQQQQQLDEAQLVQIATDAFVRELGIEDETMLKDKVQMREVPAGTYLMKEESHKDVALVYVLSGSLMVSQRVSEGRDAGQEVHMFSAHQGEIVGGLAVLTGEPSFYTIRAKHASRIALLSKSTFFAIMRDQPTVVLHVAHTVVRRLSPFVRQVDFALDWLFLESGRAVYRQGDESDSTFIVLSGRLRSVITYKNGKKELVAEYGKGDLVGIVEMVTQTPRSTTVMAVRDSELAKLPEGLFNVIKLRYPIVVTRLINLLGHRILGTWQQAHTINGNNDTQRAAATVDARPAQVNFSTVAIVPVSDDVPLTAFTYELYHSLCAIGPCLRLTSDVVRKTLGTTIMEPANEYRLTSWLAQQEDQHRISLYQCDSSYTLWTQRCARQADCILIVGLGDRPPSIGRTEREIERLVMRTQKELVLLHKEQNGQRPTNTVQWLNMRSWISSHHHIQCPKRMFTRRSQYRINELYSKVLMSEPNVHSDFSRLARWLTGTSVGLVLGGGGARGAAHVGMLKAIIEAGIPIDMVGGVSIGAFMGALWCMEKNITTTTQKAREWSKKMTQWWRQIMDLTYPMTSMFSGKDFNKTIQQTFGDTYIEDLWLPYFTITTDITDSCMRTHRHGSLWRYIRASMSLSGYMPPMCDPVDGHLLLDGGYVNNLPADEMLRQGAHHILAIDVGSQDDTDLTNYGDSLSGWWLLWKRWNPFATPVKVPNLPDIQSRLAYVSCVRQLEEVKTSDYCEYIRPPIDKYKTLQFANFDEIKDVGYQHGKTYFEGQSKAGVLPRFNADRENARAMRAKNQAANEQTLSSYTFTDLAQMVCKVSHGSRYFDIDSDSDELEEYEGDLEEDAQEVGYASEPTAGILDQSPEDNRLRRRTGVSLSLSDTEAESELEYHPKIF
- the LOC105201632 gene encoding neuropathy target esterase sws isoform X3, whose product is MEVIELFNKFNESLGSYTFSRWIGRFIEEYQTSRTIFVIVTFLLLVFLIASIFVVRKWKNKEFLPLEVKEFVGVGTGKPRFRKRDKVLFYGRKMLRKVKSIGGQVHATGQGKKRKAVMRFARRLLQLKKDTVPQQLKVLEPPAEYLEEDLGPGERVPPDALYILQSIRVFGHFEKPVFLKLCKYTEIMNLPAGNTLFKIGDPDESLFIVQQGLVNVYITGSDGSQISLKVVKTGESVTSLLSFTDVLTGHTSTYKTVSARAVEDSVVVKLPMSAFQEVFQDYPDAFVRVIQVIMVRLQRVTFTALHQYLGLSAELVNQGSHKKKQSPFSGSPVRSRTRENFASQNIESVPSVFPFGTSEIHDTSEVSHRDVSNSSTSQPVPIINRRRESRNSIDWKSVNLQVGNQSSAEMVPECDSHWVTPPPMSQSIHGSHPEASHSGSTYSSKKRQANEAQQQQQQLDEAQLVQIATDAFVRELGIEDETMLKDKVQMREVPAGTYLMKEESHKDVALVYVLSGSLMVSQRVSEGRDAGQEVHMFSAHQGEIVGGLAVLTGEPSFYTIRAKHASRIALLSKSTFFAIMRDQPTVVLHVAHTVVRRLSPFVRQVDFALDWLFLESGRAVYRQGDESDSTFIVLSGRLRSVITYKNGKKELVAEYGKGDLVGIVEMVTQTPRSTTVMAVRDSELAKLPEGLFNVIKLRYPIVVTRLINLLGHRILGTWQQAHTINGNNDTQRAAATVDARPAQVNFSTVAIVPVSDDVPLTAFTYELYHSLCAIGPCLRLTSDVVRKTLGTTIMEPANEYRLTSWLAQQEDQHRISLYQCDSSYTLWTQRCARQADCILIVGLGDRPPSIGRTEREIERLVMRTQKELVLLHKEQNGQRPTNTVQWLNMRSWISSHHHIQCPKRMFTRRSQYRINELYSKVLMSEPNVHSDFSRLARWLTGTSVGLVLGGGGARGAAHVGMLKAIIEAGIPIDMVGGVSIGAFMGALWCMEKNITTTTQKAREWSKKMTQWWRQIMDLTYPMTSMFSGKDFNKTIQQTFGDTYIEDLWLPYFTITTDITDSCMRTHRHADEMLRQGAHHILAIDVGSQDDTDLTNYGDSLSGWWLLWKRWNPFATPVKVPNLPDIQSRLAYVSCVRQLEEVKTSDYCEYIRPPIDKYKTLQFANFDEIKDVGYQHGKTYFEGQSKAGVLPRFNADRENARAMRAKNQAANEQTLSSYTFTDLAQMVCKVSHGSRYFDIDSDSDELEEYEGDLEEDAQEVGYASEPTAGILDQSPEDNRLRRRTGVSLSLSDTEAESELEYHPKIF
- the LOC105201632 gene encoding neuropathy target esterase sws isoform X4, translating into MLRKVKSIGGQVHATGQGKKRKAVMRFARRLLQLKKDTVPQQLKVLEPPAEYLEEDLGPGERVPPDALYILQSIRVFGHFEKPVFLKLCKYTEIMNLPAGNTLFKIGDPDESLFIVQQGLVNVYITGSDGSQISLKVVKTGESVTSLLSFTDVLTGHTSTYKTVSARAVEDSVVVKLPMSAFQEVFQDYPDAFVRVIQVIMVRLQRVTFTALHQYLGLSAELVNQGSHKKKQSPFSGSPVRSRTRENFASQNIESVPSVFPFGTSEIHDTSEVSHRDVSNSSTSQPVPIINRRRESRNSIDWKSVNLQVGNQSSAEMVPECDSHWVTPPPMSQSIHGSHPEASHSGSTYSSKKRQANEAQQQQQQLDEAQLVQIATDAFVRELGIEDETMLKDKVQMREVPAGTYLMKEESHKDVALVYVLSGSLMVSQRVSEGRDAGQEVHMFSAHQGEIVGGLAVLTGEPSFYTIRAKHASRIALLSKSTFFAIMRDQPTVVLHVAHTVVRRLSPFVRQVDFALDWLFLESGRAVYRQGDESDSTFIVLSGRLRSVITYKNGKKELVAEYGKGDLVGIVEMVTQTPRSTTVMAVRDSELAKLPEGLFNVIKLRYPIVVTRLINLLGHRILGTWQQAHTINGNNDTQRAAATVDARPAQVNFSTVAIVPVSDDVPLTAFTYELYHSLCAIGPCLRLTSDVVRKTLGTTIMEPANEYRLTSWLAQQEDQHRISLYQCDSSYTLWTQRCARQADCILIVGLGDRPPSIGRTEREIERLVMRTQKELVLLHKEQNGQRPTNTVQWLNMRSWISSHHHIQCPKRMFTRRSQYRINELYSKVLMSEPNVHSDFSRLARWLTGTSVGLVLGGGGARGAAHVGMLKAIIEAGIPIDMVGGVSIGAFMGALWCMEKNITTTTQKAREWSKKMTQWWRQIMDLTYPMTSMFSGKDFNKTIQQTFGDTYIEDLWLPYFTITTDITDSCMRTHRHGSLWRYIRASMSLSGYMPPMCDPVDGHLLLDGGYVNNLPADEMLRQGAHHILAIDVGSQDDTDLTNYGDSLSGWWLLWKRWNPFATPVKVPNLPDIQSRLAYVSCVRQLEEVKTSDYCEYIRPPIDKYKTLQFANFDEIKDVGYQHGKTYFEGQSKAGVLPRFNADRENARAMRAKNQAANEQTLSSYTFTDLAQMVCKVSHGSRYFDIDSDSDELEEYEGDLEEDAQEVGYASEPTAGILDQSPEDNRLRRRTGVSLSLSDTEAESELEYHPKIF